The Solanum pennellii chromosome 11, SPENNV200 genome contains a region encoding:
- the LOC107003452 gene encoding uncharacterized protein LOC107003452 isoform X1: MDSAEEDEAFIPASTFFSQPPPNLVSLSPFTSSVSPSPRRLSSCYSQPSQPIKAKRELAWVSLQGRLIGAEEASSSRKIGGGLNPKEAVAWELFSPIHRILIVAVVAVAAANSKKNKQICRLKKSVELRDQVLLGMQQKLDTLCEQVNYFKDQPETAADTYDYFLCEQHLNQSNNFYERDMIKGEEILKFEMPPAANQVEPEERRMSDLSDWATSVASSVDIQLNTSAIEQDFYNLQKECEEKDVTIRELSTFLQLSEAFGAKRIGELEDIIRRKNMIITKLKKDVLILEQKVINLTRLRRPSFSSKRSKGVKLPSLTDNILYDMDSSTSPSSSDSDSSPGRIAQPLFASEDISVYHGENTLRENQKQEQVESLPLLVKPTARHPKSRPVSPLKEKSLNQLQDSVSRLKPKQASSISAESRRRRPPVAKSKDVVAQKRWL; encoded by the exons ATGGATTCAGCCGAAGAGGATGAAGCTTTTATACCCGCCTCAACCTTTTTCAGTCAGCCGCCACCGAATTTAGTCTCATTATCACCTTTCACTTCATCAGTTTCCCCTTCTCCTCGCCGGCTTTCGAGCTGTTATTCTCAGCCGAGCCAACCTATAAAAGCTAAAAGAGAACTTGCATGGGTGTCTCTTCAAGGAAGGCTTATCGGTGCAGAGGAAGCAAGTTCTTCTAGGAAGATTGGTGGTGGTTTAAACCCTAAAGAAGCTGTGGCTTGGGAACTCTTTAGCCCCATTCATCGGATTCTTATAGTTGCTGTTGTTGCCGTTGCTGCTGCGAATTCAAAGAAGAATAAGCAGATTTGTCGGCTGAAGAAATCTGTTGAACTTAGG GATCAAGTGCTCTTAGGCATGCAACAGAAGCTGGACACATTATGTGAACAGGTTAACTATTTCAAGGATCAGCCAGAAACTGCAGCAGATACATATGACTATTTTCTTTGTGAGCAACACTTGAATCAGTCCAACAACTTTTACGAG AGGGATATGATCAAGGGAGAAGAGATTCTTAAATTTGAAATGCCTCCAGCAGCAAATCAGGTTGAACCAGAGGAACGGCGTATGTCTGATTTGTCGGATTGGGCTACTAGTGTGGCTTCCTCTGTAGATATTCAG CTGAACACTTCAGCAATTGAACAAGATTTTTATAATCTCCAGAAAGAATGTGAAGAAAAAGATGTCACCATCAGGGAGTTATCCACTTTTCTTCAATTATCAGAAGCTTTTGGTGCAAAG AGGATTGGAGAGCTCGAAGATATCATCCGTAGAAAGAATATGATTATTACAAAACTCAAGAAAGATGTTTTAATCTTAGAGCAGAAG GTTATAAATCTAACAAGACTTAGAAGACCATCTTTCTCTTCAAAAAGATCAAAGGGGGTGAAGCTTCCTTCATTGACTGACAACATCCTTTATGATATGGACAGTTCTACTAGCCCTTCGTCTTCAGATTCAGACAGTTCCCCTGGGAGAATAGCTCAACCTCTTTTTGCTAGTGAAGACATCAGCGTTTATCACGGTGAGAATACTTTAAGGGAAAACCAGAAACAGGAGCAGGTCGAGAGCTTACCTTTATTAGTGAAACCAACAGCTAGACATCCAAAGTCACGACCAGTAAGCCCTTTGAAGGAGAAATCATTGAATCAGTTACAGGATTCAGTCTCCAGATTGAAACCAAAGCAGGCATCATCTATTAGTGCAGAATCTAGGAGGAGACGACCTCCTGTTGCTAAGTCGAAGGATGTGGTTGCACAAAAGCGATGGCTCTA G
- the LOC107003452 gene encoding uncharacterized protein LOC107003452 isoform X2 — MDSAEEDEAFIPASTFFSQPPPNLVSLSPFTSSVSPSPRRLSSCYSQPSQPIKAKRELAWVSLQGRLIGAEEASSSRKIGGGLNPKEAVAWELFSPIHRILIVAVVAVAAANSKKNKQICRLKKSVELRDQVLLGMQQKLDTLCEQVNYFKDQPETAADTYDYFLCEQHLNQSNNFYERDMIKGEEILKFEMPPAANQVEPEERRMSDLSDWATSVASSVDIQLNTSAIEQDFYNLQKECEEKDVTIRELSTFLQLSEAFGAKRIGELEDIIRRKNMIITKLKKDVLILEQKVINLTRLRRPSFSSKRSKGVKLPSLTDNILYDMDSSTSPSSSDSDSSPGRIAQPLFASEDISVYHGENTLRENQKQEQVESLPLLVKPTARHPKSRPVSPLKEKSLNQLQDSVSRLKPKQASSISAESRRRRPPVAKSKDVVAQKRWL, encoded by the exons ATGGATTCAGCCGAAGAGGATGAAGCTTTTATACCCGCCTCAACCTTTTTCAGTCAGCCGCCACCGAATTTAGTCTCATTATCACCTTTCACTTCATCAGTTTCCCCTTCTCCTCGCCGGCTTTCGAGCTGTTATTCTCAGCCGAGCCAACCTATAAAAGCTAAAAGAGAACTTGCATGGGTGTCTCTTCAAGGAAGGCTTATCGGTGCAGAGGAAGCAAGTTCTTCTAGGAAGATTGGTGGTGGTTTAAACCCTAAAGAAGCTGTGGCTTGGGAACTCTTTAGCCCCATTCATCGGATTCTTATAGTTGCTGTTGTTGCCGTTGCTGCTGCGAATTCAAAGAAGAATAAGCAGATTTGTCGGCTGAAGAAATCTGTTGAACTTAGG GATCAAGTGCTCTTAGGCATGCAACAGAAGCTGGACACATTATGTGAACAGGTTAACTATTTCAAGGATCAGCCAGAAACTGCAGCAGATACATATGACTATTTTCTTTGTGAGCAACACTTGAATCAGTCCAACAACTTTTACGAG AGGGATATGATCAAGGGAGAAGAGATTCTTAAATTTGAAATGCCTCCAGCAGCAAATCAGGTTGAACCAGAGGAACGGCGTATGTCTGATTTGTCGGATTGGGCTACTAGTGTGGCTTCCTCTGTAGATATTCAG CTGAACACTTCAGCAATTGAACAAGATTTTTATAATCTCCAGAAAGAATGTGAAGAAAAAGATGTCACCATCAGGGAGTTATCCACTTTTCTTCAATTATCAGAAGCTTTTGGTGCAAAG AGGATTGGAGAGCTCGAAGATATCATCCGTAGAAAGAATATGATTATTACAAAACTCAAGAAAGATGTTTTAATCTTAGAGCAGAAG GTTATAAATCTAACAAGACTTAGAAGACCATCTTTCTCTTCAAAAAGATCAAAGGGGGTGAAGCTTCCTTCATTGACTGACAACATCCTTTATGATATGGACAGTTCTACTAGCCCTTCGTCTTCAGATTCAGACAGTTCCCCTGGGAGAATAGCTCAACCTCTTTTTGCTAGTGAAGACATCAGCGTTTATCACGGTGAGAATACTTTAAGGGAAAACCAGAAACAGGAGCAGGTCGAGAGCTTACCTTTATTAGTGAAACCAACAGCTAGACATCCAAAGTCACGACCAGTAAGCCCTTTGAAGGAGAAATCATTGAATCAGTTACAGGATTCAGTCTCCAGATTGAAACCAAAGCAGGCATCATCTATTAGTGCAGAATCTAGGAGGAGACGACCTCCTGTTGCTAAGTCGAAGGATGTGGTTGCACAAAAGCGATGGCTCTAG